A segment of the Melioribacteraceae bacterium 4301-Me genome:
TTGTCACATCAATATTGCTTAGTTTAATAATTTCTCTAATTCTTTATCTGCTCAGAAAATAAATTAGGAAAAAGCATCTTACCTTATTGAATAAATTTTTTATACAACGAGTAAAAAATAAAAAGATGATAAAAAAATATTTTCAGATTGAGGAGTTGAATACTTCAGTAAAACAGGAATTAATTGCAGGGACAACAACATTTGTAACTATGGCTTACATAATAATTGTTAATCCTAAAATTTTAGAGGTGGCAGGTATTCCATTTGGACCTTCTATGGTTGCAACAATATTAAGTGCTTTTTTTGGCACTCTTGCAATGGGCTTATATGCTAAAAGGCCATTTGCAATTGCTCCTTACATGGGTGAAAATGCTTTTATTGCATATACTGTAGTGAAAGTATTAGGTTATAGTTGGCAGGCTGCATTAGGTGCAATTTTTATAGGCGGTGTTTTTTTTACTATTATAACTGCACTAAACATTCGGAGCTGGCTTGCTAATTCAATCCCAGAATCATTAAAAATTGCGTTCGCTGTTGGTATTGGTTTTTTTTTGACTTTCATTGGGCTTAATGAGACTTCAATTATTCAACTTGGCGTTACTGGGGCACCTGTACATGTAGGTGATTTTCGAAATCCACAAGTAATTTTAGCTATTCTCTCGTTCTTGGTAATAAGTTTTCTAATGATTAAAAAAGTTAATGGCTCAATTTTAATAGGGATTATTTTAATCTCACTTCTTGGCTTCGTACTCCATGTTTCTCCTTTACCAGAAAAAATTGTAAGTATGCCTCCCGATATTTCTCCTATCTTTCTTAAATTAGATATAGCAGGAGCTTTGAGCTGGGGCTTTTTTGCAGTTATTCTAACTGTATTTGTTATGGATTTTGTAGATACAATGGGCACTTTGATAGGTGTTTCATATAAAGCGGGACTGTTAGACGAAAACGGCAACTTGCCTGAAATAGAAAAACCAATGATGTGTGATGCTTTGGCAACTGTTGTTGGGTCATTATTAGGGACTACAACATCCGGCGCATATATTGAATCTGCCACTGGAATTGAAGCCGGGGGTAAATCTGGTTTAACAGCTGTCGTAACAGCTTTTTTATTTTTAATTGCTCTTTTCTTTGCACCATTTTTTGCATCAATTCCACCTTATTCATACGGCTCAGCTTTGATTATTGTTGGCTTGTTAATGATTTCACCTATATCAAAAATCAATTTTAATGACTTAGAAGAAGTTATACCCGCATTTGTAACAATTGTGCTTATGAGTTTTACTTACAATTTGGGGATTGGTATGACAGCTGGTTTTGTTCTTTATCCTATATTTAAAATTGTAAACGGGAAGTTTAAGGATATCAAACTTGGAATGTGGATTTT
Coding sequences within it:
- a CDS encoding NCS2 family permease — protein: MIKKYFQIEELNTSVKQELIAGTTTFVTMAYIIIVNPKILEVAGIPFGPSMVATILSAFFGTLAMGLYAKRPFAIAPYMGENAFIAYTVVKVLGYSWQAALGAIFIGGVFFTIITALNIRSWLANSIPESLKIAFAVGIGFFLTFIGLNETSIIQLGVTGAPVHVGDFRNPQVILAILSFLVISFLMIKKVNGSILIGIILISLLGFVLHVSPLPEKIVSMPPDISPIFLKLDIAGALSWGFFAVILTVFVMDFVDTMGTLIGVSYKAGLLDENGNLPEIEKPMMCDALATVVGSLLGTTTSGAYIESATGIEAGGKSGLTAVVTAFLFLIALFFAPFFASIPPYSYGSALIIVGLLMISPISKINFNDLEEVIPAFVTIVLMSFTYNLGIGMTAGFVLYPIFKIVNGKFKDIKLGMWILFLFSALFYIFYPY